The DNA window AAATTACCCTCAaacaatataacttattttaattataaaaagattttttttgtaattttcctaATTGAGTTGCCGCTCGGTTGAcacgtgacaccaactcagtcaagagtttaaataatagtatagatatatacAACTTGTGGAGTAGCAAAATCTGcatgttaaaattaaaatgtataaaaaattatcaaaataaagcttCGGTTGaaccttaaatttaatattttactaatatGGTTCCCATGGGTTCAAATTTTACTATATGCATAATtctattgctttttttttttaaatcaaaaggCTAAAGCatccataaataatataatttattttaaatgtgaaaggaCATCAAAGTAATTTTCCTAATCAAATTagtatatattttgtatatatttttgtatatatttcatttaattttgtatatatttttatgtctTGTTATTATTACTTTTCAACTTTaggtttcattatttattatatattacttttaAACACGCATTTATATTCTAAATATGTGATTTCTAAACAAATATGTGTGAGATAAATTTTATAGATTAAATAAAGATGTTGATTGCCTGTGATGTTTGTCATACCAGATTTTACGAATAATCAAATAAACATGTAATTTATATGTAATAATGATtgcataaatatatttaaatatgtaaaaagtAGGAATGGTCCGATTCAAAAGTGACACCATAATCTAAAAAGCTAAGAGAGCTTTATTCTAATATTAAATTAGATGAGATATTTATTTAATATGGTAAGATTTATCAATTAGGCATCGGACCAGGTAATATCTAGTTCGCCTTGTTCGCTTTCAGGCACTCCTAAAGCCGTCCAAACTGCTTTTGAAGCATCAACAATATTATTGCGGCACGGAGGCTGATAAGCATGCTCATCATTACACCCTTCTTGAGAGTCACATTCATCCACTACCAAAGCCCTTGCACTTTTTCCATTCCCATTGATGTTAATAAATTTATTGCAACGGCTGCTCTGGCTAAACCACCCTGTTGAGAGTGCCACCACGGGTTCATCATCTGAGTGATATTGGTTGTCACATTTTGATGCGCCACCACCATCTCCACCTTCCTGGAAGCTGTTAATAGTTAGGGTTGCCGGTGTATTGTCGGACACCGGCGGTGAACACGTGTATGTTGTGTAAACTTCGCCTTCTACACAACAATCAGCATTATTGTCTTGGTTGCATTGCCCTGGTGGTGGCGTTGTGCCCGGTATGGTGCCGCTAGGATCGCATGTTTGAGCTTCAATACCTAGACtgatgaaaagaaaatgaaaacaaagaaagatgataaactcaaaaacagtaaaaaaaactTGCTTCTTCATTTTTCCTCCTGctgctatttttttattattatgaaaatttGCAACTGCATAGAGCTATATATAATGACCCAAAATCcaagaagaaaaaaatgtattgaagcaatggttagcatgtagcaatcacatgttttattattattattattatttggatgtaatgatgtaacttagttgtattccaactaagtttgttagtgtagtaggtggtgatttattttaagtggatgtaatgatgtaacttagttgtattccaactaagtttgttagtgtagtaggtggtgatttattttaagtggatgtaatgatgaaacttagttgtattccaactaagttgtcaagttgtaagcttgtataaataggctttatgccattttaaaaaaaatgaatgaattcaatcaagatttcatccatatactctctattttagctttgcttaaaatttatttcatttttcttctttgtttctgccgcaagtctcgattcttgctcggcaagctttttgttgaaccttgctatttgttgcact is part of the Gossypium hirsutum isolate 1008001.06 chromosome D11, Gossypium_hirsutum_v2.1, whole genome shotgun sequence genome and encodes:
- the LOC107911977 gene encoding putative ripening-related protein 1 is translated as MKKQVFFTVFEFIIFLCFHFLFISLGIEAQTCDPSGTIPGTTPPPGQCNQDNNADCCVEGEVYTTYTCSPPVSDNTPATLTINSFQEGGDGGGASKCDNQYHSDDEPVVALSTGWFSQSSRCNKFININGNGKSARALVVDECDSQEGCNDEHAYQPPCRNNIVDASKAVWTALGVPESEQGELDITWSDA